One genomic region from Nocardia vinacea encodes:
- a CDS encoding tetratricopeptide repeat protein codes for METDGDLEIIADLVVALDRWHEDPLVSGAAATAIGAAMLTYIELEPLRRALVRAARQAWCADPDPFAAVERLRQLSRETNQDGYGLVGADLLAVAVEVCEEQVGANPAQWLPRLVELLTELVAHFDEPGALELEDYEEIPQRAAEAGRKLVAAATALVERTGARDVCSLAAAHMVAAATIARVDGPAVGADESARGVRLWEESLGTDGVAAVVGFHRAASEHIAMLERADRVGEARECERRVLARLRTVAAADDAATPLEQSNLAAVLFQRSLRVEAADVAARCLVAAERIVADGELPAVRPLAGLLLDRAEDLHRAGFRAQALRAWRLFIGVRARVRDGVGPDAPILGVAYRDIVARVEALGDQVAAVEFGDGVIREWTRLSEFDPWEHIAVLALELRCHADRLHRVGRVAEAADMGERAVACAETMSAIVPERGRVDLAGALNCASRMHLHADRAADADVRSRQAVELVGLLADTDPDRHAGALAEATHNRALTLDLLQDHEQALALSARAIEMYEQIAIRGDDEDRSALVNALCSGAILLKKQNDFRGALHCASWAATVYRRLVERDRHAYSSDLAFALNSVASIHRWMGASDEAVATAGAVLELCDPDDPGQDKTRATALHTIVLALSSVRRNREALTYSAQLLALRERMSQRRPVIGVVELAVAVGIHAETLSGLGELRAALDHALRARDLLRELPDAELDRHRKHVASVLETLAMCLAGVGRHDTAIEISTAAVQHYDLLLERDALQHRHSAAICLANHARRLEWAGHLSAAIEVGVRGVAAMAELVELDARGYRPQLGLALVGQSSVLIHADRFDEALDCATRSAALFEEVAVEIPDVFAEDLAMALHNQSCALSRLGRVAEALPLQERAVRIVEDCAAIDRHPVLPLLARVTGTLVERLVNTGGSARAVAQSRDAVALWTELADSDSDLYLPDLASALDEHARLCGDNREWDESVRHSERAAIAYRTLAATEDRYRSDWASAVEHWAHGLYYVGDRASAIAEAERALSIWRAAADDDPGEYLPNLAACEVWVATHLVYLGECDSAAVHMERGVGHYRALLAEGQAELLLELAAAYEEYATSLCQAGYCPPAPAAMAEAVALIRDGAGNDRAAHRHRLAAALRTQTRILSDAGMRQAAVASAREALSLVADIDGDDAADHRDDLADYHDSLADALAEAGQYAEALDQNFRALTLWEELAVENASSAPDLAWSLWHRARWQAATGGVAAEVLAVSQRAVDSYERAHAEKSADTNMFAAALVDHARHLARAGRSAEALKCSARALCFWEALAQDERRVHGAGLAECLRGHAAVLAQAGRRGAAVECARRALRSTAEAAARTRLRYLPEMAECCRELAGLVCEHDPGEADALIERARSVAAEIAAAESVIGYREKCSDG; via the coding sequence GTGGAAACTGACGGTGATCTCGAGATCATCGCGGATCTGGTTGTCGCGCTGGATCGGTGGCACGAGGACCCGCTGGTTTCCGGTGCCGCGGCGACCGCCATCGGCGCGGCAATGCTCACCTATATCGAACTCGAGCCCTTGCGTCGGGCACTGGTGCGGGCAGCCAGGCAGGCCTGGTGTGCCGACCCTGACCCGTTCGCGGCGGTCGAGCGTCTGCGGCAGTTGTCCCGAGAAACGAATCAGGACGGCTATGGCCTGGTCGGCGCGGATTTGTTGGCCGTCGCGGTCGAGGTGTGTGAGGAGCAGGTCGGCGCGAACCCCGCGCAGTGGTTGCCGCGGCTGGTGGAACTGCTGACCGAACTTGTTGCCCACTTCGACGAACCCGGCGCCCTCGAACTCGAAGACTACGAGGAGATCCCGCAGCGCGCGGCCGAGGCAGGTCGCAAGCTGGTCGCGGCGGCGACAGCTTTGGTCGAGCGGACCGGTGCGCGGGATGTGTGTTCGCTGGCTGCCGCACACATGGTGGCCGCCGCGACCATCGCGCGGGTCGACGGACCCGCCGTCGGCGCCGACGAATCGGCCCGCGGTGTGCGGCTGTGGGAGGAATCGCTCGGCACCGACGGTGTCGCCGCCGTCGTCGGCTTCCACCGGGCAGCAAGCGAGCACATCGCGATGCTGGAGCGGGCGGATCGGGTCGGGGAGGCGCGGGAATGCGAGCGTCGGGTGCTCGCGCGATTGCGGACAGTTGCGGCCGCGGACGACGCGGCGACGCCACTGGAGCAGTCGAATCTGGCTGCCGTGCTCTTTCAGCGGTCGTTGCGCGTCGAGGCGGCCGATGTCGCGGCGCGATGTCTGGTGGCGGCCGAGCGGATCGTTGCCGACGGCGAGCTGCCCGCAGTGCGGCCACTGGCCGGCCTGCTGCTCGATCGCGCCGAGGATCTGCACCGTGCTGGGTTTCGTGCGCAGGCACTACGGGCGTGGCGGCTGTTCATCGGAGTGCGTGCGCGGGTTCGCGACGGGGTCGGCCCGGACGCGCCGATTCTGGGTGTCGCATACCGCGACATCGTCGCGCGGGTGGAAGCACTCGGTGATCAGGTGGCCGCGGTCGAGTTCGGCGACGGTGTCATCCGAGAGTGGACCCGGTTGTCCGAATTCGATCCATGGGAGCACATCGCGGTGCTGGCGTTGGAGCTGCGGTGCCATGCGGACCGGCTCCATCGGGTCGGTCGCGTTGCGGAGGCAGCGGATATGGGAGAGCGCGCGGTCGCCTGCGCCGAGACGATGTCGGCGATAGTTCCCGAACGCGGCAGGGTGGACTTGGCCGGGGCATTGAATTGCGCCAGCCGAATGCACCTTCATGCCGACCGGGCGGCGGACGCCGATGTCCGTTCTCGGCAGGCAGTGGAGCTGGTCGGTCTGCTGGCCGACACCGATCCCGACCGTCACGCTGGGGCGCTGGCTGAGGCGACGCACAATCGCGCGCTCACGCTCGACCTGCTCCAGGATCACGAGCAGGCACTGGCGTTGTCGGCTCGGGCGATCGAGATGTACGAGCAAATCGCTATCCGCGGCGATGATGAGGACCGGTCCGCGCTGGTGAATGCGCTGTGCTCGGGCGCGATCTTGCTGAAGAAGCAGAATGATTTCCGCGGGGCGCTGCACTGCGCGTCATGGGCCGCGACGGTCTACCGCCGGCTCGTCGAACGGGATCGGCATGCCTATTCGTCGGACCTGGCCTTCGCATTGAACTCCGTGGCCTCGATTCACCGGTGGATGGGTGCATCCGACGAGGCTGTGGCCACGGCGGGCGCCGTGCTCGAGCTGTGCGATCCCGACGATCCCGGCCAGGACAAGACTCGGGCCACAGCGCTGCACACGATCGTTCTCGCGCTCAGCTCGGTGCGCCGGAACCGAGAGGCGCTGACGTATTCGGCGCAACTGCTCGCGCTGCGCGAACGGATGTCGCAGCGCCGGCCGGTGATCGGCGTTGTCGAACTCGCGGTCGCTGTGGGCATCCACGCGGAAACACTGTCCGGGCTCGGCGAACTACGCGCCGCCCTGGACCACGCGCTGCGCGCACGGGACCTGCTGCGGGAGTTGCCGGACGCCGAACTCGATCGGCACCGCAAGCACGTGGCGAGTGTTTTGGAAACCCTCGCCATGTGTCTGGCCGGAGTCGGTCGGCACGACACCGCGATCGAAATCTCGACGGCAGCGGTCCAGCACTACGACCTGTTGTTGGAGCGCGACGCCCTACAGCATCGGCACTCGGCAGCCATCTGCCTGGCCAACCATGCACGGCGACTGGAGTGGGCCGGTCACCTCTCAGCGGCCATCGAGGTCGGTGTGCGTGGTGTGGCCGCGATGGCGGAATTGGTGGAGCTGGACGCGCGTGGCTATCGACCCCAACTCGGCCTCGCCCTGGTCGGCCAGTCGAGCGTTCTGATCCATGCCGACCGGTTCGACGAGGCACTGGACTGCGCGACGCGCTCGGCGGCCCTGTTCGAGGAGGTCGCGGTCGAGATCCCCGATGTGTTTGCCGAGGATTTGGCGATGGCGCTGCACAACCAATCGTGTGCGCTGAGCCGGCTCGGCCGGGTAGCGGAGGCGCTGCCGCTCCAGGAACGGGCCGTGCGCATTGTCGAGGACTGTGCCGCGATCGACCGGCATCCCGTGCTGCCCCTGCTGGCCCGTGTTACCGGCACCCTGGTCGAAAGACTGGTGAACACCGGTGGGTCGGCGCGGGCAGTCGCGCAGTCACGCGACGCCGTCGCCCTGTGGACTGAACTCGCCGACAGCGATTCCGATCTCTATCTCCCCGATCTCGCGTCCGCGCTCGACGAACACGCCCGACTATGTGGTGACAATCGCGAATGGGACGAGTCGGTCCGGCACAGCGAGCGGGCGGCGATTGCCTACCGGACACTGGCCGCCACCGAGGATCGGTATCGGTCCGACTGGGCGTCGGCGGTCGAACATTGGGCGCATGGGCTGTACTACGTTGGCGACCGGGCGTCGGCCATTGCGGAAGCCGAACGCGCACTGTCGATCTGGCGTGCCGCCGCCGACGATGATCCAGGCGAGTATCTGCCGAATCTCGCCGCCTGCGAAGTATGGGTCGCTACGCACCTGGTGTACCTGGGCGAATGTGATTCCGCCGCGGTCCATATGGAACGCGGCGTCGGTCACTATCGCGCGCTCCTTGCCGAAGGGCAGGCGGAGCTGTTGCTCGAGCTGGCCGCGGCGTATGAGGAGTATGCGACGAGCCTCTGCCAAGCCGGATACTGCCCGCCCGCCCCTGCGGCGATGGCCGAGGCGGTCGCGCTGATCCGCGACGGCGCAGGAAATGATCGCGCCGCACACCGCCACCGGTTGGCCGCCGCCCTGCGTACCCAGACGCGGATTCTGAGTGACGCGGGGATGCGACAGGCCGCCGTCGCGTCCGCGCGGGAGGCGCTGTCGCTTGTGGCGGACATCGATGGTGACGACGCGGCTGATCATCGCGACGACCTCGCCGACTATCACGATTCACTGGCCGACGCGCTGGCCGAGGCCGGACAATACGCTGAGGCGCTCGACCAGAATTTCCGCGCGCTGACGCTGTGGGAGGAACTTGCGGTCGAAAATGCCAGTTCGGCACCGGATCTGGCGTGGTCGCTGTGGCATCGTGCGCGCTGGCAAGCCGCAACGGGTGGTGTCGCGGCGGAGGTGCTGGCCGTGTCCCAGCGCGCGGTCGACAGCTACGAGCGAGCGCATGCGGAGAAGTCGGCCGATACGAATATGTTCGCGGCGGCGCTGGTGGATCATGCACGGCACCTCGCGCGGGCGGGGCGCAGCGCTGAGGCATTGAAGTGCAGCGCGCGGGCGCTATGTTTCTGGGAGGCGTTGGCGCAGGACGAACGTCGGGTCCACGGTGCCGGGCTCGCCGAATGCTTGCGCGGGCACGCCGCGGTGCTGGCGCAGGCCGGTAGGCGCGGTGCCGCCGTCGAATGTGCCAGGCGGGCACTGCGATCGACTGCGGAGGCTGCCGCCCGTACGCGGCTGCGGTACCTGCCCGAGATGGCGGAATGCTGTCGCGAGTTGGCCGGGCTCGTGTGCGAACACGACCCGGGCGAAGCTGATGCGCTGATCGAACGGGCCCGATCAGTGGCCGCCGAAATTGCTGCCGCGGAGTCGGTTATCGGATATCGGGAGAAGTGTTCGGATGGCTGA
- a CDS encoding RDD family protein, translating into MYGSSQNRLHGGSPQSYPHAPVWVPEEASDARLIFASIFDGALAIAGGAALTVVVMGFDLTDLLAVPFVILYTLGLSFTNHVWGSVLFRGSIGKHLLGLRVVRAKDGGRPRFWRSILRWLVGFVMFVIMVLAEDWDGIGQACGLRTVLRRDLAANSLVAH; encoded by the coding sequence ATGTATGGCTCGAGCCAGAACCGGCTCCACGGGGGCAGCCCGCAGTCGTATCCGCACGCTCCGGTGTGGGTGCCGGAAGAAGCCTCGGATGCGCGATTGATCTTCGCGTCGATCTTCGACGGTGCGCTGGCGATCGCCGGTGGTGCGGCGCTGACGGTCGTTGTCATGGGGTTCGATCTCACCGATCTGCTGGCCGTGCCATTTGTCATCCTCTACACGCTCGGGCTCTCGTTCACCAACCATGTCTGGGGCAGCGTGCTGTTCCGCGGGAGCATCGGCAAACATCTGCTCGGACTGCGCGTGGTGCGGGCGAAAGATGGTGGCAGGCCGAGGTTCTGGCGCAGCATCCTGCGATGGCTGGTCGGCTTCGTCATGTTCGTGATCATGGTGCTTGCCGAGGACTGGGACGGCATCGGCCAGGCCTGCGGTCTGCGCACCGTGCTCCGCCGCGATCTCGCGGCGAATTCTCTTGTCGCCCACTGA